In the Clostridium gelidum genome, AGAACCTGGAATAACTTCTTTCCATTTAAGTTTTTTAGCTGGAGCGAGTTTATAAATGCTTGCAAATATGAATATCATAATAATAAATATAAATGCATATCGAAATATATTCCAAATAATAAGTATCATCTTATATAATTGATTCGAATTTTTTATATATTCGCCTATTACATTGCCAAATACCAGCATTGCTAAAGATAGTATAATAGTTAATGCTAATGCCAATATTCCTAACATAGAAATAATTGAAATTTTAATAAAAGATCTATTTTCTTTAAAGTTATAAGCCTTGTTAACACTTTTAATTATAGCTTTAAATGCAGATGATGCTGTCCATATCATTAATAATATAGATAATCCTAATAATCCTGTATATTGATTATCTGATACCTCCTTTACTGTGGACTGTGTTAATTCCAATATTGTTTTAGGTAAAACAACACTTAATCCCTCTAATATATCAGAGGAACTTAAATTACTGAACCCAACCAATGTCATTAAAAACAACATAAATGGGAAAAATGATAACACTAAGTAATATGCTAATTGAGAAGCTAATGCAAATACATCATCCTTCTCAATTTTAGCGATAAGATGTATCAATAAGTCTATTTTATTTCTTAATTTAAAATTTATTTTGCTCATTTAATCACCAAGTCCTGTTTACATATTTTATATACATATATATTTAAATTTGATATATTGTATAACATTTATTTTACTCTATTTTGGCTAATTATATGTAATCTTAAATATAATAAAAGTGGTTACCCTAAAAATTTGAAGGTAACCACTTTAAAAACATATTAAATAAGTATATTGTATTTTATTAATTTAGTTTACTATTTAAAAATTCAACTAAATTATTTACTGTTGCCATATCATTCTTTTCTAAGTCTGTTGGTTGTAATCTCAATCCAAAGACTTCTTCAATCTTTAATAGTACTTCTATAATTCCTAATGAATCGAGTAATCCAGCTTCAAATAAGTCTGCATCCTTTTCCTCTAAAATATCATCATTACCTGTAACTTCAATTAATATGTTTAATACTTTTTCTTCCATTAAATTTGCCTCCTACTTACTATATAAATATCCTGAAAATAATAATAAACCAAAACATGCTATATGAAATGTGATTACTATCTGAATATATTGAAACCATTTTTGTTTTTTATGAGTTTTATAAAATTTCGATTTTCGTTGATATATATCTGTACCTACCAATGCTAATCCTTGATAAAGTCCATATATAATATAATACCATTTTAAATCATGCCATGCTCCCATAATAAGCATTGTTAATAATTGCCCTACATTAGACGCAATAAATCTATTTTTAAATCTCTTATTTCTCATGCTATTTAATACAAACCTTGAATATATATAATCCCCAAACCACTTTGACAATGATATGTGCCATCTAGTCCAAAATTCTTTCATATCTTTACTTAAAAATGGCTTATTAAAGTTCTCTGGCACTTTTATACCTAAAATATAGCTTGTTCCAACTGCAAATGCAGTATATCCTGCAAAATCAAAAAACAGGTATAAGCTATATGCATACATATAATTCAAAGAATTTATAAAGGTTATATCAGTAGGAATCTTGCTCATCCACAATGCACTAACTAAATTAGCTATGATAAATTTATATACTATTCCTCTAATTATACGTTTTATACCTAGATTCAAATAATCATCTATATACTCTTTTCTGCCTATATTTTTTTCTAAATCATCTTCAAATCTTCTTGATCTATCTATTGGTCCACAAGACAAAGTCGGAAAAAACAAAAAGAAATATAATGTTTTCAAAATATTTACATCCTTAATAGCTCCATCATATATTTCAATAATCATTTGTATAGCTTTAAAATTAAGATACGAAAGACCTATAAATCCTATACTTCTTTCACTTGTTATAGCACTTATTTTAAAAATAATTACTGGTAACATAGAACAAATCAAAGCAAAATAATATAAGTATTTATTATCTGTCTTTTTTCTTAAGATAAAATATCCTTTAATTAATATAATTTCTGCTAATAGAAACAATGGAAATATTTTTCCTATTCCCATAATTGCTATTACCATTAATATTGATAAGAAAGCACCATAATATTTAATCTGTTTTTCTAATAATCCTAAAATAATAGCTGGTATTAAAGCAATCATTAATACATATAAATAAAAATAATCTCCATATTGAATTAACGTCATTTTAATTCCTCCATAAGTTTCTTTCTGTCAATTTTACCATTGGTGTTTAATGGAAACTCATTCAAGATTTTTATATTTCTAGGAATCATATATGACGGTATTAATTTTTTCAATTCATTTTTTATTAATGTTGAATTTTTTAAATTTGACAATTCATTGTTATTATTAAGAACTACAAATGCTATTAAGTGTGATATTTTATCTTCTTCACCAAAAACCGGGAATACCACTGTATTATTTATATTTTCTACTTTTCTTAAATTATTTTCTATGTCTTCAATTTCAATTCTAAAACCATTTAATTTTATTTGAAAATCTTTTCTACCACAATAATATATTATACCATTTTCATAGTAAGCTAAATCCCCAGTTTTATATCCTTGTTTAACTTCTGAAGTTTCAAAGAATACTTTGTTTGTCATTTCAGAATTATTCAAATATCCTATGCTTACACTATCTCCTATGACAATAAGCTCACCTTTTTCTCCATCTTTTAATTTGTTTCCTTGTCCATCAACTATATTCAACTCACAATTATTAATTGGATATCCTATAGGTATTCCCTTTTCACATTCTATTATGTCTTCATTAATATTTATTGCTGAAATTAAAACAGTTGCTTCTGTTGGTCCATAACCATTAATAACTTTAGCATTAGGGAATCTATTCATTAAATTTTTAACTAATTTCTTTGTTAATACTTCTCCTGCAAATATAAATTCTGATAATTTATCTATTTTTTCATTATTAAAATCATCAAATTTGCTACAGATTTCTGCTAGTGCTGGAGTTGATACCCAGTAATCTATATTAGAACTTGTTAACTCAGTAAATAGTAATTTTAAATCTTCTAAAGTCTCCTTGTTTAAAGTAAATAAAGTCTTTCCATTACCTAATCCCATATATATAGGAATTACCGATACATCAAAAGAATATGAAACTTGATTTAAAATTATCTTTGGACTTTCATCAAATTCAAGGAATTCTTCAAACCACTTAGTAAATGAATCAATATTTCTCTTATTTATTTGCACGCCCTTTGGCTTTCCTGTACTTCCAGATGTAAACAATATATAGCAATTATCTTCATCTTTTACCCACTTGTCCTTAGATGGCACTTCATTTATAGGCATATTTATAATATCATCTACTTCATTTTGCTTTATTTCTAATTCATACTTTAAATCTAGCGAATCATTGGTGAAGTTAAATATAACTCTAGGTTTTACTTCATCTATTATTTGATTTATTCTAGCTTCTGGAAATGTGACGTCTAGTGGCACATATGCTCTGCCAGATTTCAAAGCTCCAATCATTACTGGTAAAATATTATTTTCCTTATTACCATAAATAATAATTGGTCTTCTATCCTCTTTAAATTCCTTTAATAAATACATGGCTATTTTATCTGAATATTCTTTTAGCTGTTTATATGTCAATTGCTTGTCCAAGCATCTAACCGCTACTCGACTAGTTTCTGAAAACTTATCTATACTCTCTAATAATTTCATGATATCATCCCTCTAATACTACTAAAATTGACTATATACAAATGGCAAATCTGATGCTGAATAAAAGAAATACACTATTAATGCCGAAATTAATATACCTGTTAAAAATATTCCTCTATTTAAATCTTTATTACTTATTAAAATGTTTATAAATTTCTTCACTTGCTTTAAGCCACCCTTCTTTTCCTAAATGCATTGGATCTATTAAAAAATATTTTTTATAATCATATTCATGTAAATCAAGAACTTCTAAACTATTATCATTTGCTATTTTTTTAACTTTTTCATAATATTCATCTCTTTTATCTTTACTAAGTTGTAAATAATCATAATACCAGCCATTAACTGGTGGTAAAATAATATATGGTTCTATATTAAGATCTTTGCAAACACTTAAGAAAAACTTATAATCATCCATTTCTTTTGATTGAATAAGATTTTCTGACTTTAACTCACCCTTGTGCTTGTCAATTTCACCTTTTAAGTTCTGGTTATAATATTTATCGTCTAAGTTAAATTGGTTTGTAGCCACTATCTGTTCATTTTCTTTTTCAATTTGGACATATTCATCATCCCAATTAACATCTTTTAATGTTTCTTGACTACTTTTATTAGGCAAGTCTTTAACTTCCTGATAAAGTAATGCTTTATCCTGAATATCTAACAAATATTGCTTTACTTCGTAATATGGCTTAAATGCTAATTTTTCAAAATTTGCAATTTTGCTTGAATCTAAATAAAGTTTAGCATAAAAAGCTTCTGCTGGATATTTTTTATCCTTTGTCAAAAATTTGTATATTCTTTCAGCGTAATATTTTTTATTTTCTTCACTTATCCTTGGATTGTTTAAAAATTTATAAAATTGAACATCTGAAAAGTTAACAACAAAATTATATGGTTCTTCTACTTTCCAATCTTCAAACCATTGAATTGAAAGAATAAATGCTACTTTTTGTTTATCTTTTATATCTCCTGCACCTAAATAAGTAGCCTGTTGTAAACTTTGCGCATATGCTCTTCCAAAGCAACTAATATTGTATTCTGCTCCTTTAAAAGGAAATAATTTCAGTGGATTTTGTGGCACATCTATCCCCATTTCAGATGACCCAAGTAAAAATAAATCTCCTTCATCTGATAATATTTTTTTATCCAACACATTTTTATCTTTAATGGTATCTGGATATTTTCGCCCCATTAAATTAATGTTTTTTTCTTTAGTCAATGTTTCTATTTTTTTATCCAATAATGAATTAATTCCGATTGTAGTCATTATTGCAATCAATATTGGTATTAATAAACTGATTATCTTCTTCATTACGTAACAACCTCTTTGTCGTTCAATTATTAATATATATTCCTAAAATCCTTTAGAAAATCAGGTGACTATCACCTGTTTGGGTTTAGATTATTTTTCACAACATGTATATTAGAATAAAACATTCTATAATCATAATATTATTCATTCTTATTTGTGTCAATATAACAAATCTATATATTGGAAAATATCATAATTTTGTAACAGTTCATAATCCTTTTATTACCTTATTATATAAAAAGGCATATTCCTAAATTAAAAAAATTTACGAATACACCTATTTTAATATGAAATTAAACTCATATACCGTTCGCTAAGTAAGTTTAAGATTTAAAACGGATAAGGAATAAGGATGTTAATCAGCAAATCTGGTTAACTAAGTTCGAAGAGCAAAATCATAGATTTTGATTCTCACTTATCTCACCTATCTCACTTATAATTTATAAATCTTTTCTCTATTATTAACTACATTCTTAGTTGCATTTCTTGTATCATATACGACTTTAGCCCTAGCCACAATTGTTTCATAATCATAGCAACTATGATTTGTTGTTATGATGACAATATCAGAATCATCTATAACTTCTGTCCAATCTACTGAATTATATGTCTTACCTTTGTATTTAGATATTGGACAATATGGATCATTTATCATAAGGTCCGCACCATTCTTTTCTAATAACTCTATTACCTTAAATGCTGGCGATTCTCTATAATCATCAATATCATTTTTATATGCAACACCTAATAAAAGAACTTTAGCTCCATTTAATGCTTTCTTATTCTTATTTAAAATCTTCATTACATTATCCAATACAAAATCAGGCATTGAATCATTGATTTCACCTGATGTTTCAATTAACCTTGTATGATAATCATATTCTTTTGCTTTCCATTCTAAATAAAATGGATCAAGTGGTATACAATGTCCACCTAGACCTGGACCTGGATAAAATGGCATGAAACCATATGGTTTAGTTTTAGCTGCATCTATAACTTCCCATACATCAATTCCCATTCTGTTACATAAAATAGCCATTTCATTAGCTAATGCAATATTTATATTTCTGAAAGTATTTTCTAATATCTTTTCCATTTCAGCTACAGCGGGACATGATACTGTGTGTATATCGCCTTCTAATATATTTCTATATAATGCTGCTGCAACTTCAGTACATTCATCACTACATCCTCCAACAACCTTTGGAGTATTTTTAGTGTTAAAGTCTTTATTACCTGGATCAACTCTTTCTGGTGAAAAAGCTAAGAAAAAATCTTCTCCACATTTAAGACCACTTTCCTCTAGAATTGGCTTAAGAATTTCCTCTGTTGTTCCTGGATATGTAGTGCTTTCAAGAATAACAAGCATACCTTTATGTAAATATTCTGCAACACTTCTTGTTGAATCTACAACGTATGATAAATCTGGTTGCTTATATAAATCCAACGGAGTTGGTACACAAATACAAATTGTATCTACATCTTTAACAAAACTAAAATCTGTAGTAGCTTTTAAAAGCTTTGCTTCCACTATCTCTTTTAGGTTTTGATCTACTACATCACCTATATAATTTTTTCCTTCATTAACCATATTAACTTTTTCTTCTTGAACATCAAATCCAATAGTTTGGTATCCAGCATTAGCCTTTTCTACAGCTAATGGTAATCCAACATAACCAAGTCCAACCACACCAACTTTTGCGGTTTTATTATTTATCTTATCTAATAATTGTTGTTTTAATACTGACATGCTATACCTCCAATTTTTCAGTTAAGAGTTAATTCTTAACTGGACTAACTTTTTCTTTATCTTTAATATATTTTTCCCCACAAGCAGTACAAGTTGCATGCTCATCTTTAAATCTTAACTTTTCTCCACATTTACATACATATCCCAGCATGCTTGCTGGATTTCCTACAACTAAAGCATAATCAGGTATATGCTTAGTAACCACTGCACCAGCACCTACTAATGCATATTTGCCTATATTGTGTCCACATACAATTGTTACATTTGCACCTATAGATGCACCCTTGCCAATTATGGTATCTTTATATTCAGTCTTTCTTTCAATAAAACTTCTTGGGTTAACTACATTTGTAAATACACAAGATGGTCCTAAAAATACATCATCCTCACAAATAACACCTGTATAAACAGATACATTATTTTGTATTTTCACTCCATTCCCAAGTTTGACTCCTGGTGATATAACAACATTCTGACCTATATTGCACTTTTCCCCAATTTCACAATTACTCATAATGTGAGAAAAATGCCATATCTTTGTTTCATCACCTATTTTAACATTGTCATCTACATAACTGGACTCGTGTACAAAATAATTATTATCCATAAATTAATCCTTTCATACTCATATGTATTTTTATTAATTATCACTTTAACTTTATTAAAATATTCGCTTCCAAAACTTAATTTATGCTTGTATACTTTCAATTATATAATTTATTTCTTGTTCTGTTAATTCCGGATAAACTGGTATTGCAAAAGTTCTATGTGATAGATATTCTGCAACTGGCATATCGCCTTCTTTATATCCAAGATCCTTATATACTTTTTGTAGGTGTAGTGGAACTGGATAATATACGCCTGTCGCCACACCCTTTTCTTTAAGTTTATTTAACATGTCTTCCCTATTTTCACATTGTAATACATATTGATGATAAACTGTTTCATTTTCTTCATCAATAATAGGAACTACTACATTTGAATTTTTTAATTTTTTATCATATATTTTAGCGATTTCTCTTCTTCTACTATTCCATTTATCTAAATGCGGCAATTTAACTCTTAAAATTGCTGCTTGAATTGCATCTAATCTTGAATTAACTCCAATTAAATAATTATAATATTTTAACGGATTATATACCGTATCATCTCCGCCTTTAAATGTTTCTATTTCTTCTGTTATGTTATTTAATAAATTATAAGCCTTTTGACCAGTTTCTCCACTTCCATGAGTTCTTATTGCTCTGGCTATAGTTGCTATATTGTCATCAGAAGTTACTATCATTCCACCGTCACCAGCACATGAAAGATTCTTTGTTGGGAAAAATGAGAAACAAGCTACATCACTTAATGCTCCTATCATTTTTTCTTTATACTTAGAACCTACTGCTTGACAAGCATCTTCAATAACTTTTAAATTATACTTTTTTGCTATTTTATTTATTTCATCCATCCTAGCACTTTGGCCGAAAATATGAACTGGTATAATAGCTTTTGTCTTTTTAGTTATTTTTTCTTCTATCTTACTTGGATCTATATTAAATGTTTCTTTTTCTACATCAACAAAAACAGGTATTGCACCAACCGCTGAAATTACTTCTGCTGAAGCGAAATAAGTAAATGGTGAAGTTATTACTTCATCTCCAGTTCCTATTCCTAAAGATCTTAATGCAATAACTAATGCATCAGTTCCATTCCCTACTGATATTGCATGCTTAACTCCTATATATTCTGCAAATTCCTTTTCGAATTCTATTACATTCTTACCCATAATATAACTTGCAGAAGAAAGTACCTCTTTAGTTACTCTATCTAAATCTTCTGAAATAGACTTATATTGAGCTTTTAAATCAATTAATGGAATATTCATTTTCCTCGCTCCTTAATTTTACTTTAATATGTTATTTAAGTTCACTTTGTTCCATAAAACTAACATGAATATTTTAACATACTTAATTCCAATTAACAATGCACAACGTACAGTTCATGTTTAATGTATAATGTACAATTTACGATTTATAATTATGGATGAGATTCCTCCGGAACTTCTAGTTTTCTTTAAAATCACATAGTTATTTGTTCATTCATTGTTAATTGTTAATATTTATTTATAGGGTACCATTCATTCGGTAGTAACATCTTATATTTATTAGTTATATATCTATCATCAATAAGTAAAACTCT is a window encoding:
- a CDS encoding YihY/virulence factor BrkB family protein; protein product: MSKINFKLRNKIDLLIHLIAKIEKDDVFALASQLAYYLVLSFFPFMLFLMTLVGFSNLSSSDILEGLSVVLPKTILELTQSTVKEVSDNQYTGLLGLSILLMIWTASSAFKAIIKSVNKAYNFKENRSFIKISIISMLGILALALTIILSLAMLVFGNVIGEYIKNSNQLYKMILIIWNIFRYAFIFIIMIFIFASIYKLAPAKKLKWKEVIPGSIFSTIGWILVSFGFSFYIDNFNNYSRFYGSLGAVFILMTWLFLISIIIILGVEINFVTSEVKNKTNVSRL
- the dltC gene encoding D-alanine--poly(phosphoribitol) ligase subunit 2 produces the protein MEEKVLNILIEVTGNDDILEEKDADLFEAGLLDSLGIIEVLLKIEEVFGLRLQPTDLEKNDMATVNNLVEFLNSKLN
- the dltB gene encoding D-alanyl-lipoteichoic acid biosynthesis protein DltB — its product is MTLIQYGDYFYLYVLMIALIPAIILGLLEKQIKYYGAFLSILMVIAIMGIGKIFPLFLLAEIILIKGYFILRKKTDNKYLYYFALICSMLPVIIFKISAITSERSIGFIGLSYLNFKAIQMIIEIYDGAIKDVNILKTLYFFLFFPTLSCGPIDRSRRFEDDLEKNIGRKEYIDDYLNLGIKRIIRGIVYKFIIANLVSALWMSKIPTDITFINSLNYMYAYSLYLFFDFAGYTAFAVGTSYILGIKVPENFNKPFLSKDMKEFWTRWHISLSKWFGDYIYSRFVLNSMRNKRFKNRFIASNVGQLLTMLIMGAWHDLKWYYIIYGLYQGLALVGTDIYQRKSKFYKTHKKQKWFQYIQIVITFHIACFGLLLFSGYLYSK
- the dltA gene encoding D-alanine--poly(phosphoribitol) ligase subunit DltA, with translation MKLLESIDKFSETSRVAVRCLDKQLTYKQLKEYSDKIAMYLLKEFKEDRRPIIIYGNKENNILPVMIGALKSGRAYVPLDVTFPEARINQIIDEVKPRVIFNFTNDSLDLKYELEIKQNEVDDIINMPINEVPSKDKWVKDEDNCYILFTSGSTGKPKGVQINKRNIDSFTKWFEEFLEFDESPKIILNQVSYSFDVSVIPIYMGLGNGKTLFTLNKETLEDLKLLFTELTSSNIDYWVSTPALAEICSKFDDFNNEKIDKLSEFIFAGEVLTKKLVKNLMNRFPNAKVINGYGPTEATVLISAININEDIIECEKGIPIGYPINNCELNIVDGQGNKLKDGEKGELIVIGDSVSIGYLNNSEMTNKVFFETSEVKQGYKTGDLAYYENGIIYYCGRKDFQIKLNGFRIEIEDIENNLRKVENINNTVVFPVFGEEDKISHLIAFVVLNNNNELSNLKNSTLIKNELKKLIPSYMIPRNIKILNEFPLNTNGKIDRKKLMEELK
- the dltD gene encoding D-alanyl-lipoteichoic acid biosynthesis protein DltD produces the protein MKKIISLLIPILIAIMTTIGINSLLDKKIETLTKEKNINLMGRKYPDTIKDKNVLDKKILSDEGDLFLLGSSEMGIDVPQNPLKLFPFKGAEYNISCFGRAYAQSLQQATYLGAGDIKDKQKVAFILSIQWFEDWKVEEPYNFVVNFSDVQFYKFLNNPRISEENKKYYAERIYKFLTKDKKYPAEAFYAKLYLDSSKIANFEKLAFKPYYEVKQYLLDIQDKALLYQEVKDLPNKSSQETLKDVNWDDEYVQIEKENEQIVATNQFNLDDKYYNQNLKGEIDKHKGELKSENLIQSKEMDDYKFFLSVCKDLNIEPYIILPPVNGWYYDYLQLSKDKRDEYYEKVKKIANDNSLEVLDLHEYDYKKYFLIDPMHLGKEGWLKASEEIYKHFNK
- a CDS encoding nucleotide sugar dehydrogenase; the protein is MSVLKQQLLDKINNKTAKVGVVGLGYVGLPLAVEKANAGYQTIGFDVQEEKVNMVNEGKNYIGDVVDQNLKEIVEAKLLKATTDFSFVKDVDTICICVPTPLDLYKQPDLSYVVDSTRSVAEYLHKGMLVILESTTYPGTTEEILKPILEESGLKCGEDFFLAFSPERVDPGNKDFNTKNTPKVVGGCSDECTEVAAALYRNILEGDIHTVSCPAVAEMEKILENTFRNINIALANEMAILCNRMGIDVWEVIDAAKTKPYGFMPFYPGPGLGGHCIPLDPFYLEWKAKEYDYHTRLIETSGEINDSMPDFVLDNVMKILNKNKKALNGAKVLLLGVAYKNDIDDYRESPAFKVIELLEKNGADLMINDPYCPISKYKGKTYNSVDWTEVIDDSDIVIITTNHSCYDYETIVARAKVVYDTRNATKNVVNNREKIYKL
- a CDS encoding acyltransferase, with the translated sequence MDNNYFVHESSYVDDNVKIGDETKIWHFSHIMSNCEIGEKCNIGQNVVISPGVKLGNGVKIQNNVSVYTGVICEDDVFLGPSCVFTNVVNPRSFIERKTEYKDTIIGKGASIGANVTIVCGHNIGKYALVGAGAVVTKHIPDYALVVGNPASMLGYVCKCGEKLRFKDEHATCTACGEKYIKDKEKVSPVKN
- a CDS encoding DegT/DnrJ/EryC1/StrS family aminotransferase, whose protein sequence is MNIPLIDLKAQYKSISEDLDRVTKEVLSSASYIMGKNVIEFEKEFAEYIGVKHAISVGNGTDALVIALRSLGIGTGDEVITSPFTYFASAEVISAVGAIPVFVDVEKETFNIDPSKIEEKITKKTKAIIPVHIFGQSARMDEINKIAKKYNLKVIEDACQAVGSKYKEKMIGALSDVACFSFFPTKNLSCAGDGGMIVTSDDNIATIARAIRTHGSGETGQKAYNLLNNITEEIETFKGGDDTVYNPLKYYNYLIGVNSRLDAIQAAILRVKLPHLDKWNSRRREIAKIYDKKLKNSNVVVPIIDEENETVYHQYVLQCENREDMLNKLKEKGVATGVYYPVPLHLQKVYKDLGYKEGDMPVAEYLSHRTFAIPVYPELTEQEINYIIESIQA